The following proteins are co-located in the Micromonospora coriariae genome:
- a CDS encoding ABC transporter ATP-binding protein: protein MHATDEATVALPVLAPERIPTVVVDDAHIIYRVHKGAAGGTTPVAALRRLVKRTSAPNVREVHAVKGISFTAYRGEAIGLIGSNGSGKSTLLRAIAGLLPVNRGAIHTQGQPSLLGVNAALLNDLSGERNVTLGCLAMGMHPDDVAQQAAGIIDFSGINERGDFASLPMRTYSSGMAARLRFSIAAAKKHDVLLIDEALATGDKGFRKRSEQRVRELREGAGTVFLVSHQLSSVRDTCERTIWLESGVLRMDGPTNDVIRAYEAYANSK, encoded by the coding sequence ATGCATGCCACCGACGAGGCGACAGTGGCCCTGCCCGTGCTGGCGCCGGAACGGATCCCCACAGTGGTGGTGGACGACGCGCACATCATCTACCGGGTGCACAAGGGTGCCGCCGGTGGCACCACGCCGGTGGCCGCGCTGCGCCGGCTGGTCAAGCGCACGTCCGCCCCGAACGTGCGGGAGGTGCACGCGGTCAAGGGGATCTCCTTCACCGCGTACCGGGGCGAGGCGATCGGGCTGATCGGCAGCAACGGCTCCGGCAAGTCGACCCTGCTGCGGGCCATCGCCGGCCTGCTCCCGGTCAACCGGGGCGCGATCCACACCCAGGGGCAGCCCTCGCTGCTGGGCGTGAACGCGGCCCTGCTCAACGACCTCTCGGGTGAGCGCAACGTCACCCTCGGTTGCCTGGCGATGGGGATGCACCCCGACGACGTGGCCCAGCAGGCCGCGGGGATCATCGACTTCTCCGGGATCAACGAGCGGGGCGACTTCGCCAGCCTGCCGATGCGCACGTACTCGTCCGGCATGGCGGCCCGGCTGCGGTTCTCCATCGCCGCCGCCAAGAAGCACGACGTGCTGCTCATCGACGAGGCGCTCGCCACCGGCGACAAGGGCTTCCGCAAGCGCAGCGAGCAGCGGGTGCGGGAGCTGCGTGAGGGCGCCGGCACGGTGTTCCTGGTCAGCCACCAGCTCTCCTCGGTACGGGACACCTGTGAACGGACCATCTGGCTGGAATCCGGCGTCCTGCGGATGGACGGGCCCACCAACGACGTGATCCGGGCATACGAGGCGTACGCCAACAGCAAGTAG
- a CDS encoding bifunctional cytidylyltransferase/SDR family oxidoreductase: MTQDQTTGPDATPETPAPWRPSRTVAVVLAGGTGTRLGLGIPKQLLKIAGKPIIEHTLAVFEAAPEIDEIIVLMATGHVEDARQIVEKAGLRKVTKVIEGGETRNATTRIALDAVGPADCNILFHDAVRPLLSGRIVRECVNALWTYDAVDVAIPSADTIIQVDENDCITDIPVRSRLRRGQTPQAFRSPTIREAYRIAEGDPDFAATDDCGVVLRYLPGTPIKVIDGSDENIKVTHPVDVHLADKLFQLAAAQAPRLTDHRSYTEELTGRTIVVFGGSYGIGHELTELARRLGAQVFPFSRSTTGTHVERAEDVEAALKTAFEATGRIDHVVVTAGILERGALAEMDEETMDRVLQVNFVGPVTIARQSLPYLQQTKGQLLLYTSSSYTRGRARYALYSATKAALVNLTQALADEWADVGVRVNCINPERTATPMRTRAFGEEPEHTLLAAEAVAQSSLDVLISDLTGQVIDVRRAPGDGPSASVPAQSGPGRVGSPAGAASVS; this comes from the coding sequence ATGACGCAGGACCAGACCACTGGCCCGGACGCCACACCGGAGACCCCGGCACCATGGCGGCCCTCACGGACGGTGGCCGTGGTGCTGGCCGGCGGCACCGGGACCCGGCTGGGCCTCGGCATCCCGAAGCAGCTGCTGAAGATCGCCGGTAAGCCGATCATCGAGCACACGCTGGCGGTCTTCGAGGCCGCTCCCGAGATCGACGAGATCATCGTGCTGATGGCCACCGGGCACGTCGAGGACGCCCGGCAGATCGTCGAGAAGGCCGGCCTGCGCAAGGTCACCAAGGTGATCGAGGGCGGCGAGACCCGTAACGCGACCACCCGGATAGCGCTGGACGCGGTCGGCCCGGCGGACTGCAACATCCTCTTCCACGACGCGGTGCGCCCGCTGCTCAGCGGCCGGATCGTGCGCGAGTGCGTCAACGCGCTCTGGACCTACGACGCCGTGGACGTGGCCATCCCGTCCGCCGACACGATCATCCAGGTGGACGAGAACGACTGCATCACCGACATCCCGGTGCGCTCCCGGCTGCGCCGCGGGCAGACCCCGCAGGCGTTCCGCTCCCCCACCATCCGCGAGGCGTACCGGATCGCCGAGGGTGACCCGGACTTCGCCGCCACCGACGACTGCGGTGTGGTGCTGCGCTACCTGCCGGGCACCCCGATCAAGGTGATCGACGGCTCGGACGAGAACATCAAGGTCACCCACCCGGTCGACGTGCACCTGGCGGACAAGCTCTTCCAGCTCGCCGCCGCCCAGGCACCCCGGCTGACCGACCATCGCAGCTACACCGAGGAGCTGACCGGCCGCACCATCGTGGTGTTCGGTGGCAGCTACGGCATCGGCCACGAGCTGACCGAGCTGGCCCGGCGCCTCGGCGCCCAGGTCTTCCCGTTCAGCCGCTCCACCACCGGCACGCACGTGGAGCGGGCCGAGGACGTCGAGGCCGCGCTGAAGACCGCCTTCGAGGCCACCGGCCGGATCGACCACGTGGTGGTCACCGCCGGGATCCTGGAGAGGGGCGCCCTCGCCGAGATGGACGAGGAGACGATGGACCGGGTGCTCCAGGTCAACTTCGTCGGCCCGGTGACCATCGCCCGGCAGTCCCTGCCGTACCTCCAGCAGACCAAGGGCCAGCTGCTGCTCTACACCTCCAGCTCGTACACCCGGGGGCGGGCCCGCTACGCGCTCTACTCCGCCACCAAGGCCGCCCTGGTCAACCTCACCCAGGCGCTGGCCGACGAGTGGGCCGACGTCGGCGTACGGGTCAACTGCATCAACCCGGAGCGGACCGCCACCCCGATGCGGACTCGGGCCTTCGGCGAGGAGCCGGAGCACACCCTGCTCGCCGCGGAGGCCGTCGCCCAGTCCTCGCTCGACGTGCTGATCTCCGACCTGACCGGCCAGGTGATCGACGTACGCAGGGCGCCCGGCGACGGGCCCTCCGCGAGCGTGCCGGCCCAGTCGGGGCCGGGGCGGGTCGGTTCACCGGCCGGTGCGGCCTCCGTGAGCTGA
- a CDS encoding CDP-glycerol glycerophosphotransferase family protein → MRGDLVRKLAARCLSTGLAVLAFVVVALTGATGWGLALAVAALVAAAAEQRIRPGADLVAETTLIGAAVLVGYSRRLDDGLDSALVATALVLLGLVLLVGPLRTAGNLEIRVANLPVRAWTPLIADQLGTALLGLLGAVTLAAAVALPASVALVASLLVGAGAGAVALDLARRRFRPAGHGGAVARALRRHQPEFLLYFSAPPGSEYQVTMWLPYLERIGRPFMVVLREPEFLAPIAAATTAPVVYCPTLRALDEALVPSLRAAFYVNHGAKNSHCIRFTQLTHVQLHHGDSDKAPSANPVSGIFDRIFVAGPAAIDRYARAGVQIPAEKFVVVGRPQVESIEVRPEPVRGLAFPTVLYTPTWTGHHADADYCSLPVAEDLLHRLLERGATVILRAHPYTAHNPASARQLGRLTELLLADRARTGRQHVVGAAARELSLTECVNRSDALVSDVSGVISDYLYSGKPYAVTDMGDEGEHFVENFPLAGAGYVLRRDMSNVDEVLTALLDTDPAAEKRWVTRRHYLGDFPVESYAEAFLTAARRELAPTKTLAAPAPL, encoded by the coding sequence ATGCGTGGTGATCTGGTCCGAAAGCTGGCCGCCCGGTGCCTGAGCACCGGCCTGGCCGTGCTGGCCTTCGTCGTGGTGGCGCTGACCGGCGCCACCGGATGGGGGCTGGCGCTGGCCGTCGCCGCGCTGGTCGCGGCGGCCGCGGAGCAGCGGATCCGGCCCGGCGCTGACCTCGTCGCCGAGACGACGCTGATCGGCGCCGCCGTCCTGGTCGGATACTCCCGGCGGCTGGACGATGGGCTGGATTCGGCGCTGGTCGCCACCGCGCTGGTCCTGCTGGGGCTGGTGCTGCTGGTGGGGCCGCTGCGGACCGCCGGCAACCTGGAGATCCGGGTGGCCAACCTGCCGGTGCGGGCCTGGACGCCGCTGATCGCCGACCAGCTCGGCACCGCCCTGCTCGGGCTGCTCGGCGCGGTGACGCTCGCCGCCGCGGTGGCTCTGCCCGCCTCCGTGGCGCTGGTCGCCAGCCTGTTGGTCGGCGCCGGAGCCGGGGCGGTCGCACTGGACCTGGCCCGGCGCCGCTTCCGGCCGGCCGGCCATGGTGGGGCGGTGGCGCGCGCGCTGCGCCGGCACCAGCCGGAGTTCCTGCTCTACTTCTCCGCGCCTCCCGGCTCGGAGTACCAGGTCACCATGTGGCTGCCGTACCTGGAGCGGATCGGCCGGCCGTTCATGGTCGTGCTGCGCGAGCCCGAATTTTTGGCGCCGATCGCCGCGGCCACCACCGCACCGGTGGTCTACTGCCCCACCCTCCGGGCGTTGGACGAGGCGCTGGTGCCGAGCCTGCGAGCGGCGTTCTACGTCAACCACGGGGCGAAGAACAGCCACTGCATCCGGTTCACCCAGCTCACCCACGTGCAACTGCACCACGGCGACAGCGACAAGGCGCCGAGCGCCAACCCGGTGTCGGGCATCTTCGACCGGATCTTCGTGGCCGGCCCGGCGGCGATCGACCGGTACGCCCGCGCCGGGGTGCAGATCCCGGCGGAGAAGTTCGTGGTGGTGGGCCGCCCGCAGGTCGAATCGATCGAGGTACGCCCGGAGCCCGTCCGCGGCCTGGCCTTCCCGACCGTGCTCTACACCCCGACCTGGACGGGGCACCACGCCGACGCCGACTACTGTTCGCTGCCGGTCGCCGAGGACCTGCTGCACCGGTTGCTGGAGCGCGGCGCCACGGTGATCCTGCGGGCCCACCCGTACACCGCGCACAACCCGGCCTCGGCCCGGCAGCTCGGCCGGTTGACCGAGCTGCTGCTCGCCGACCGGGCCCGCACCGGGCGGCAGCACGTGGTCGGCGCGGCGGCCCGGGAGTTGAGCCTGACCGAGTGCGTCAACCGGTCCGACGCCCTGGTCTCCGACGTGTCCGGGGTGATCTCGGACTACCTCTACTCCGGCAAGCCGTACGCCGTCACCGACATGGGCGACGAGGGCGAGCACTTCGTGGAGAACTTCCCGCTGGCCGGGGCGGGCTACGTGCTGCGCCGGGACATGTCGAATGTGGACGAGGTGCTGACCGCGCTGCTGGACACCGATCCGGCGGCCGAGAAGCGCTGGGTCACCCGCCGTCACTACCTGGGTGACTTCCCCGTCGAGTCGTACGCCGAGGCGTTCCTGACCGCCGCCCGCCGGGAGCTGGCGCCGACGAAGACCCTCGCCGCGCCCGCGCCGCTCTAG
- a CDS encoding C39 family peptidase has protein sequence MEDPVKHTLKRQLRRLATERPYQIVAASAAALALATTTGALIAGADDAPASQHTATTVAEMRSDTVASRGEARVASPSASTSPSTAAPTASAAASPAAKASGNPDLTRKPAPKPPATKVLDYDYQAQNTYYNCGPAATRNALSATGIDRTQDELAVELGTTEMGTNSALDTTRVLNAEVKGSPYRTRMFAGAPSPAQMDRLQADVVAAITAGRGVVANVVGDATDTDGGWHSYGGGHYIAVVGYKDNGRTVRIADSANAADPSYWITTIDLANWIATRGYSA, from the coding sequence GTGGAGGACCCCGTGAAGCACACCCTGAAGCGTCAGCTCCGTCGTCTGGCCACCGAGCGTCCCTACCAGATCGTCGCCGCCTCCGCCGCTGCCCTGGCGCTCGCGACCACCACCGGCGCCCTGATCGCCGGCGCCGACGACGCCCCGGCCAGCCAGCACACCGCGACCACTGTCGCCGAGATGCGCAGCGACACCGTCGCGTCCCGCGGCGAGGCCCGCGTCGCGTCCCCCTCGGCCAGCACCTCGCCGAGCACCGCCGCCCCGACGGCCAGCGCCGCCGCGTCGCCCGCCGCCAAGGCCAGCGGCAACCCGGACCTGACCCGTAAGCCGGCGCCGAAGCCGCCGGCGACCAAGGTGCTCGACTACGACTACCAGGCGCAGAACACGTACTACAACTGTGGACCGGCGGCCACCCGCAACGCGCTCAGCGCCACCGGTATCGACCGCACCCAGGACGAGCTCGCCGTCGAGCTGGGCACCACCGAGATGGGCACCAACTCGGCCCTGGACACCACCCGGGTGCTCAACGCCGAGGTGAAGGGCTCCCCGTACCGGACCCGGATGTTCGCCGGTGCGCCCAGCCCGGCCCAGATGGACCGGCTCCAGGCCGACGTGGTCGCGGCGATCACCGCCGGCCGGGGCGTGGTGGCCAACGTCGTCGGCGACGCCACCGACACCGATGGTGGCTGGCACTCCTACGGCGGCGGGCACTACATCGCCGTGGTGGGTTACAAGGACAACGGCCGGACCGTGCGGATCGCCGACTCGGCGAACGCCGCCGACCCGTCGTACTGGATCACCACGATCGACCTGGCGAACTGGATCGCCACTCGGGGTTACTCCGCCTGA
- a CDS encoding alpha/beta fold hydrolase → MVDESGGHTGRGPVLLLLHGMGATGDVWLPWAPLLEQHWPGRWLAPDLAGHGWSAPLPSYSFAGFAERIAHGLAPDDRIVVLGHSLGGVVGLALAARAAGLPVDAVVGLGIKAVWSPDELTRAAELAVRPISWFASRSEAARRYLRVSGLAGLIPPDHPVVDAGLRQVDGRWRLAMDPAAFAVGDLDLAALVAATDVPVVLARGEQDPMVTDAQLKEFGVPVVTLPGLGHNAHVENPGAVLALLDAYR, encoded by the coding sequence GTGGTGGATGAATCTGGTGGTCACACCGGCCGCGGGCCGGTCCTGCTGCTGCTGCACGGGATGGGGGCGACCGGCGACGTCTGGCTGCCCTGGGCGCCGCTGCTGGAGCAGCACTGGCCGGGGCGGTGGCTGGCGCCGGACCTCGCCGGTCACGGCTGGTCGGCCCCGCTGCCGTCGTACTCCTTCGCCGGGTTCGCCGAGCGGATCGCCCACGGCCTCGCCCCCGACGACCGGATCGTCGTGCTCGGGCACTCACTGGGCGGGGTGGTGGGCCTGGCGCTGGCCGCCCGTGCCGCCGGACTGCCGGTGGACGCGGTGGTCGGGCTGGGCATCAAGGCTGTCTGGTCACCCGACGAGCTGACCCGCGCCGCCGAACTGGCCGTGCGCCCGATCAGCTGGTTCGCCAGCCGCAGCGAGGCGGCCCGTCGCTACCTGCGCGTCTCCGGGCTCGCCGGCCTGATCCCGCCCGACCACCCGGTGGTGGACGCCGGGCTGCGCCAGGTCGACGGGCGGTGGCGCCTCGCGATGGATCCGGCCGCGTTCGCCGTCGGCGATCTCGACCTCGCCGCGCTGGTGGCGGCGACCGACGTGCCGGTGGTGCTGGCCCGCGGCGAGCAGGACCCGATGGTCACCGACGCGCAGCTCAAGGAGTTCGGCGTACCGGTCGTCACGCTGCCCGGGCTCGGGCACAACGCGCACGTGGAGAACCCGGGGGCGGTGCTGGCGCTGCTGGACGCGTACCGCTGA